The genomic DNA GGCGGGCCTGTTCTTCCCCCTCGATCTCGGGGCCCGCGGCTCGGCGACGGTCGGCGGCGCGATCTCCACCAACGCCGGCGGCCTGCGGGTGCTGCGCTACGGCATGATGCGCGAGATGGTGCTCGGCCTGGAGGCGGTGCTCGCCGACGGCACGGTGGTGTCGTCCATGCGGCCGCTCATCAAGAACAACACCGGGCTCGACCTCAAGCAGCTCTTCCTCGGCACCGAGGGCACGCTGGGCATCGTCACGCGGGCGGTCATCCGCCTGCGGCCGGAGCCCGCCGGCTACGCGACGGCGCTGATCGCGTGCCCCGGAGTCGACGACGGCGCGCGGGTGCTGCGGGCGGCGCAGAGCGCCTTCCAGGGGCGTGTCTCCTCGTTCGAGGGCCTGTGGCCCGACTTCTACCGGCTGATGACCGCGCCCGGGCGCGCGACCCCGCCGCTCGGTCCGGACTACCCGTTCTACGCGATCATCGAGGTCGAGTGCGTCCCCGAGGAATCGGACCGGTTCCTGGGCCTGCTGGAAGGTCTGATGGGCGACGGCACGATCCTCGACGCCGTGGTCGCCGCCTCGGAGGAGCAGCGCCGCGGCATGTGGCGGATCCGCGACCGCGTCGAGCACCTGAACGCCGACGGGATCGACCGGGCCTTCGACGTGAGCGTGCCGCTCGCGCGGATGGACGGCTACGTCCGCGGGGCGCTCGACCGGCTCGCGGCGATCCCGGGCTGTCGGGCGGTCGTCTACGGGCACATCGGCGACAACAACCTGCACTGGAACACCACCCGCCTCGACGCCGCCGGCAACGCGGCGATCGACGCGGCGATCTACGAGCCCCTGGCCGAACTGAACGGCTCCGTCTCGGCGGAGCACGGGATCGGGCTCGAGAAGCGGGCCAAGCTGAAGCTGTCGCGGTCGCCCGAGGAGATCGCCGTCATGCGGCTCGTGAAGCGGGCGCTCGATCCGGACAACCGGCTGAACCCGGGCAAGATCTTCTGAGGGTTTCGCCGTGGCGATCCGTCTGGCGGTGCGCCTCACGCCGCGCGGGGGGCGCGACGCCGCGGAGGGCTGGGCCCGCGACGAGAAGGGGCAGCCCTACCTGAAGGCCCGCGTCGCCGCACCGCCGGTCGAGGGCGCGGCCAACGCGGCGCTCGTGGTCCTGATCGCCAAGGCGCTGAAGGTCGGCCGCGGCTCGGTCCGCATCGTCACCGGCGATCAGAGCCGGCTGAAGATCCTGGAGATCGACGGCGTCGCGCAGGCGGATCTGGACCGCGTGTTCGGGTCTCGCTGAGGCTTCTCGACGTCTTTGCGAGCGCAGCGAAGCAATCTAGAAGCGCCCAGGCCTCAGATGGCGCGTTACACTGGATTGCTTCGTTGCGCTCGCAAGGGCGGAAGAGCCTGAACGTCAGCTGGTCCTGGACGATGCGTTCCACTTTCCGCGACGCATCGTCCATCGACTGGTCGGTCAGAACGCGACCTTGTCGCCGCCCTTTAGCGCCAGGATCTCCCGCGCCTCGTCGGGCGAGGCGACCGCGAGGCCCAGCCCCTCGATGATCGCGCGCACGCGCCGGACCTGCGCGGCGTTGGTCTCGGCGAGCTTGCCCGGACCGTCCCAGAGGCTGTCCTCGAGAC from Methylobacterium radiotolerans JCM 2831 includes the following:
- a CDS encoding FAD-binding oxidoreductase, coding for MTDTAFLDRLAAIVGPSGLVTGAELRGRSANWTRPTEPCAALALVRPRSTEETSAVMAACRAAGVAVVPRGGATGLVDGTLCQPDEITLSTERMTGIEPVDPLGMTVVVGTGATLESVQDAASAAGLFFPLDLGARGSATVGGAISTNAGGLRVLRYGMMREMVLGLEAVLADGTVVSSMRPLIKNNTGLDLKQLFLGTEGTLGIVTRAVIRLRPEPAGYATALIACPGVDDGARVLRAAQSAFQGRVSSFEGLWPDFYRLMTAPGRATPPLGPDYPFYAIIEVECVPEESDRFLGLLEGLMGDGTILDAVVAASEEQRRGMWRIRDRVEHLNADGIDRAFDVSVPLARMDGYVRGALDRLAAIPGCRAVVYGHIGDNNLHWNTTRLDAAGNAAIDAAIYEPLAELNGSVSAEHGIGLEKRAKLKLSRSPEEIAVMRLVKRALDPDNRLNPGKIF
- a CDS encoding DUF167 family protein, giving the protein MAIRLAVRLTPRGGRDAAEGWARDEKGQPYLKARVAAPPVEGAANAALVVLIAKALKVGRGSVRIVTGDQSRLKILEIDGVAQADLDRVFGSR